The Betaproteobacteria bacterium genomic sequence GCCAATAGCTCAATTGGTAGAGCGTCGGTCTCCAAAACCGAAGGTTGGGGGTTCGAGACCCTCTTGGCCTGCCCCTTACACCATTCATGGTTGACAAGATCAAGCTTGCATGCGCGGCACTTCTGGTGGTGGCGGGGGTCGTCGGCTACTACTACCTGAAGGACAGCGCAACCATCGTGCGTGCCGGATCGGTCTTCGCAGGGCTGATCGCGGCCTCGGGAGTGGCCTGGACGTCGGCGCCGGGCAAGCAGCTCTTCGCATTCGCACAGGAGTCGGTCGCCGAGACCAAGAAGGTGGTCTGGCCGACGCGAAAGGAAACCCTGCAGACGACGGGACTCGTGTTCCTGTTCATCGTACTGATGGCGCTGTTTCTATGGCTGGTGGATGCGACGCTTCTGTGGCTGGTGC encodes the following:
- the secE gene encoding preprotein translocase subunit SecE; this translates as MVDKIKLACAALLVVAGVVGYYYLKDSATIVRAGSVFAGLIAASGVAWTSAPGKQLFAFAQESVAETKKVVWPTRKETLQTTGLVFLFIVLMALFLWLVDATLLWLVQLIMGRD